A window of Mycobacterium bourgelatii genomic DNA:
CCGGGGCAGCCCGCGCCGCAGCGGCCGAGGCCCGCGGCGAGAGCCGGGAGAGCCGGGTTCAGGTGTCGCCACGGCGAGCCGCCCGCGGCCCGGTTCGGGCCAGCATGCAGATCCGGCGGATCGATCCGTGGAGCACGCTGAAGGTGTCGCTGCTCCTGTCTGTGGCGCTGTTCTTCGTCTGGATGATCGCGGTGGCATTCCTTTACCTCGTGCTGGGCGGCATGGGCGTGTGGGCCAAGCTGAACAGCAATGTCGGCGACCTGCTGAACAACACCAGCGGGAGCAGCGGCGAACTCGTATCCAGCGGCACCATATTCGGCGGCGCGGTCCTGATTGGGTTGGTCAACATCGTCCTGATGACGGCGATGGCCACGATCGCCGCGTTCGTCTACAACCTGACGACGGATTTGATCGGCGGCATCGAAGTCACCCTGGCCGACCGGGACTGACGCGCTGTCCGTGAACTGCGCACATACACCCGTTTTGGGAGTACGGCGTCGATTGCGGTAATCTCGTCGCTCGGCCGTACGCGAGTGCGGGCCTGTAGCTCAGGCGGTTAGAGCGCTTCGCTGATAACGAAGAGGTCGGAGGTTCGAGTCCTCCCAGGCCCACGATCATGTGCCCGTCCAGACGTTGGGTGAAGGTGGCATTGCCGCTGTTGATGGCGGCTGCCGTAGCGGCGGTAGTCCGCTCGCGGCGCGATGTCGAAGTCTGGCACATGGCGGCAGATCCCGCTGCCGATCACGAACCTGGCTACGAGGGGCCTTAGCTCAGTTGGTAGAGCACCGCCTTTGCAAGGCGGGTGTCAGGGGTTCGATTCCCCTAGGCTCCACAAAATTTCTGTATGACGTCGGTTGATGCTTGACGGCCCGAAATCAAAGCGGTCCCGACGCGGGCATCCGGTACACACCGTGCCTTATCGGGCAGCCAGCGCATGCCACGCCGTGTCCGCGATGGCCGCGCAGTACTCGTCGGTGATCATCTCCTCGGAGTACAGCGCGTACACGTTCAGCGGTGCAATGACGATCTGTACGGCGGCCAGCGCGTGTACGTCAGGACGCAGCTCCCCGCGGTCCCTTGCCCGCTCCAAGATCGTGCGCGCGGCGCCGAACTGCTCCCGCCAAATCGCCATCCGCGTCTCTTGGTCATGCCGGCCCCGAAGGTCCATGACCAAGGCCCGCACGAACGTGCGACCGATGTCGGTGTTGATCCGGTTGGCGATGTGCCGGGCAAGTGCCATCAGGTCCCCGCGCAGCGAGCCGGTGTCGGTCTCCGCACGCAGCACCTCGTTGTCCCCCAGGGCGAAATCGACGATCAGCCGATGGCGATCACCCCAGTAGCGGTAGATGATCGCAGGATCGAAATTGTGGCGCTCCGCCATCGCTTCTACGCTGAACCGCTCAACACCCCAGCAGGCCAGCTCATCGAGTACGGCGGGCATCACCCGCGCGCGGACGTCATCAGGAATGGCAGCCTCTGCGGCATGCCGTGGTCGAGACGGCTCCATGTCTCCCGGCCTTCCAGGATCATCCGAAACGCTTCGACCTAACCGGCCCGAGCGGAGTCAACCACGTTCGGCACCTCTCCAAATCGTGGGTTCTATTCCCGCTGCGGTTGCGAGCGAAACTCGGGCAAGTCGCGAATGACGTTGCACATCAACGGATGTCCTTACGGCCGCGGCTGTACGTCGACGCTGGGGGGCAGCGGTGACGGATCGGGGCGCGTGGAACGGCGCACGATGCTGAACGCGATGGCGCCGGTCGCCACAATTGCGACCGCGGCTCCTCCGACGATCCACGGCCGCTTGCCATGGCGCCGTTGGGATTGACGCGCTTCTTGGTACACCTGGGGCAGGCTGGCAACCACTTCCTGCGCGGCGGCCAACTCCTGAGCAAACGTCTCCTGTGCCGCGGCGATGTCTTTAGACAGCCGACCCTCCCGGTAGCGGCGACGCAGCTCCGATGCGGCCGATTGCGCGGAGTTCAACCCGAGTCCGACGACGCCTCGGGTGACATCCACCGGGCCCACCGCCGTGTAGGTGAGGCCGCGGGTCAGTCGCTCCCGTGGGGTCAACCGAGTTTCCGCCTTCGTGCTCATCTGCCGCCTTTCATCGTCTTGCCCGGCGTTGCCGGTTCTGGCTGAATCATTGGCCGGGATCGTTGGCCAGGGCCAAGGAGTACCACCACAGACTGCCATCTCGAGGACCTGTGCGGGAGTGTCGTTTTGCGGCTGCCGGCGGGTACACCGGCTGCGGACCGGCCCACCCGTGATGGCAGACTGTGATTTCGTGACTATCCAGACCGCAACCGCCACGCTGCACACCAATCGCGGAGACATCAAGGTCGCCCTGTTCGGCAACCACGCGCCCAAGACTGTCGCCAATTTCGTGGGCCTGGCACAAGGCACCAAGGAGTACTCGACCCAGAATGCATCGGGTGGCCCCTCTGGGCCGTTCTACGATGGCGCGGTCTTTCACCGGGTGATCCAGGGCTTCATGATCCAGGGCGGCGACCCGACCGGAACGGGTCGTGGTGGCCCCGGCTACAAGTTCGCCGACGAGTTCCACCCCGAGCTGCAGTTCGACCGGCCCTACCTGCTCGCCATGGCCAACGCCGGTCCGGGCACCAACGGCTCACAGTTCTTCATCACGGTGGGCAAAACGCCGCACCTCAACCGGCGCCACACCATCTTTGGTGAGGTGACCGACCCCGAGTCGCAGCGAGTCGTCGACGCAATCTCGAAGACGCCGACCGACGCCAACGACCGCCCCACCGACCCGGTCGTCATCGAGTCGATCACCGTCTCCTAGTTCCCCAGGCCGCCCGAGGGCGCCGACCTCAGATCGCGCGACAGCCCGCCGCGAGGGTGCGCAGAATGCCAGGCCTCGCGGCGTGGCGGCGTGCAAACACGCACGCTCGCCAGAACTGAAAGCCGCAAAGAACTCAGCGGGCGTAGCCGGCGTCGGTGAGGGCGTCGAGCACGTCGAGTGGGTCGGTGCCGAGGTCCCAGCGGGACAGGATCCACATGCCGCCGGCGACGCCTTCGATCTCCAACAGCCGGACTTTGCGGCCGAAGCGGCGGAACTCGGTGATCCGGATGATCTTGATTTCCGGGCGTTGCAATAACTGCGTTCGGAACCACCCGGCAATGGCCAGACCGTCGGGGGTGATTGCCAGTTTCGGACGGGCCCGCCACGACACGCCCGCAAACAAGATCAAACCCAGTGCGGCAATCCCGGTCATGAAGCGGCCTGGCGGGTCTGTGACCACGGTCACACAGGCGGTAGCCATGATTACACCCGCGACCCCGCAACCAGCGATTCCAGCGGTGTGAGGCTGCCATTCAGTTTGCTGCATGCGTTAGCTAGACCCTCTCACCACTGCGGATGCAGTTATCCACAGACGCTATCAACAGTGGGGATGAATCACACGCGTGTGATTGAGTGACGGGAAGGTTGCTAGCTCATTAACAAAACGACCGCGAGATGAATTCATTACGTCTGTGTCAATCCTGGCCAGCCTGGTCAACCGGCTCTTAATGCCAGCGCATCGTCAGCAACAACCCGGTGATCATGAAAGCGAAGGCGATCGCGTAGTTCCACGGACCCAGCTCTGCCATCCAATGCAGGGCCTGTGGAGCGTTCGCACCGAGGGCGGCCAACTGGAACACCATTAGCCAGACCAGGCCGATCAGCATTAGCCCGATGAAGAGGCAGACGAACCACACACTCGACGGCCCGACCTTCACCTTCACCGGCGTGCGGCTTACCGCGCTGACGGTGAAGTCGTTCTTCTTACGGACCTTGGACTTCGGCATCTGATCCCTCGGAGTTACGGTTGTTGCAGGTATTGCTCGGGTACGAGACTAACTCACCTGACCCTGTGACCAGCTCACCCGGACCCGGAAGTGGAGACACGTTGGCGACGAAGCGGGAGGACAAGCGTCGATCGCCGTGGCGCTTCGGTGTCCCGCTGGTGTGCCTGATGGCCGGCCTACTCCTGGCTGCTACGCACGGGGTATCGGGCGGAGCCGAGATTCGCCGCAGCGACGCGCCGCGCCTGGTGGACATGGTCCGCGAAGCGCAGGCGTCGGTGAGCCTGCTCACCGCCCGCCGGGAAGCGCTGACCACCAAGATCGACACGTCGCACGGGAAGTCGACCGACGCGGCACTGCAAGCCATGTTGCGCCGGGCCGCCGAGTTGGCCGGTGAGGCGGACATGGAACCCGTGCATGGACCGGGCATGGTGGTCCGGCTCGACGACGCGCAACGCGACGCCTACGGGCGATTCCCGCGCGATGCCTCGCCCGACGACCTGGTCGTGCATCAGCAGGACATCGACGGCGTCCTCAACGCGCTGTGGAGTGCCGGCGCCGAGGCCATCCAGGTGCAGGACCAGCGCATCATTGCCACCTCGGTGGTTCGCTGCGTCGGAAACACCGTTTTGCTCAACGGCCGCACCTACAGCCCGCCCTACACGATCACGGCGATCGGCAATGCCACGGCGATGCAGGCGGCGCTGGCCGACGCTCCCCTGGTGACCCTCTACAAGCAGTACGTCGTCCGATTCGGCCTCGGGTACCGCGAAGAGGTCAAGCCCGACGTGCAGGTCGCCGGCTACCCGGGCCCAGTTCAGTTGCACTACGCCAAACCCTCGGGGCCGATCGGCTACTGACCTGTATCTGAGCCGCCTCCAAACTACGGAGGTAACCTGTCACGATGCGGATTCTGGTCGTCGACAACTACGACAGCTTCGTGTTCAACCTGGTGCAGTACCTCGGCCAGCTTGGCGTCGAAGCCGACGTGTGGCGCAATGACGACGACCGGCTCTCCGGTCCCGACGGCCCGGACACCGTCGCGGCACAGTTCGACGGCGTTCTGCTCAGCCCCGGCCCGGGCACCCCGGAACGCGCCGGCGCCTCGATCGCCTTGGTCCGCGCCTGCGCCGCCGCCCGCACCCCGCTGCTCGGGGTGTGCCTGGGGCACCAGGCCATCGGCGTCGCGTTCGGCGCCACCGTCGATCGCGCGCCCGAGCTGCTGCACGGCAAGACCAGCAGTGTCTTCCACACGAATATTGGTGTGCTGCAAGGACTTCCGGATCCCTTCACGGCGACCCGCTACCACTCCCTGACCATCCTGCCGGAGTCGCTGCCGGCAGAGTTGGAGGCCACCGCTCACACCCGTAGCGGCGTCATCATGGCCGTCCGGCACCGCGAACTGCCGATCCACGGGGTGCAGTTCCACCCGGAGTCGATCCTCACCGAGGGCGGACACCGGATGCTGGCCAACTGGCTCACCTACTGCGGGTGGGGACGCGACGACACCCTGGTCCGTCGGCTGGAGAACGAGGTCCTGACCGCGATTCGGCCGCAACTGCCGACCGAGCGCGAAGTTACTGACCGAACTTCAGCGTGATGACGCCGTCGCGGTTGCAGCCGGTCCCGGCGGCAGGGCTCTGGTAGACGACCCGGTTGTGCTGGGCGCCGCCGGCGTCCACGTCCGGCCCCTTGTCGAGCACCCCGGTCCACCCGAGCGCGCGCAGCCTTGGCTCGGCGTCCGTCCAGAACATTCCGGACAGGTCGGGCATCACGAACTGGTTGCCCTTGGACACCTGCAACTCGATCACCGAATCCACCGGGACGACCGTGCCGGCGGGTGGATTGGTGCCGATGACGTCACCGGCCGGCTTCGTACTGTCCACCTGTGACTGACTGAACTTCGTGAAGCCGTAGACGGTGAGGTTCTGCTGAGCCAGCTCGACCGTCTGCCCGCCGACGTCGGGGATCTGCTTCGTCTCGGGCCCTGAGCCCACGATGATGGTGATCACGTTGGTGATCGCCGACGTCTGATTGGCCGGCGGGTTCGTCCCGATCACCTTGCCGGCCATTTCCGGGGACGACGGGGAGTTCGCCTGCTTGAACTTGGTGAATCCGGCCGCCTGCAGCTTCTTGACGGCCTCGTTGTAGCTCAGCGAGGAAACGTCGGGAAGTTCGCGTTGTTCGGGTCCGGTGGAGACGTTGATGGTGACCTCGTCGCCGGCGTCCACCGACACGTTGGCGCCGGGGTCGGTACCGATGACGTGGTCGGGCGGGATCGTCGAGTCCGGCTTCTGCTGGGTACGGATCTTGAACCCGCGATTCTGCAGCGCGGCAATGGCGTCGGCCGACGCTTGGCCTCGTACATCGGGCACCTGAACACTGCGGGTCTTGCCGCCGAAGGTGTTGATGGCGATGAACACCACGATGGTCAGCACCGCCAGGATGGCTACCGCCGCCGCCCAGCGACCCACCGAGCCCATGGGGCGATCGCGGTCGCTGTCGGCGAAGACCTGACGAGGCAACGGATCGGTGCGCGGGCCGCCGGCAGGCGGTGACGACATGAGGGAACGGCGCTCCGCTCCCGTCAGTACCTTGGGCGCCTCGGGCGGCTCGCCGTTGTGCACCCGAACCAGGTCGGCCCGCATCTCGGCCGCGGTCTGGTACCGGTTTTCCGGGTTCTTGGCCAGCGCCTTGAGCACCACGGCGTCGAGGTCGGCCGAGATGCCTTCGTGCCGTTCCGACGGCGGGATGGGGTCCTCGCGGACATGCTGGTAGGCCACCGCCACCGGCGAGTCACCGGTGAAAGGCGGTTCGCCGGTGAGCAATTCGTAGAGAACGCAGCCCAGCGAGTAGACATCGGAACGTGCATCAACCGAGTCACCACGGGCCTGCTCGGGTGACAGGTACTGCGCGGTTCCGATCACCGCGGCGGTCTGGGTGACGCTGTTGCCGCCGTCGGCGATCGCGCGGGCGATGCCGAAGTCCATCACCTTCACCGCGTTGGTGGAGCTGATCATGATGTTCGCGGGCTTCACGTCGCGGTGGATGATGCCGTTCTGATGGCTGAAGTTCAGCGCCTGACAGGCGTCGGCGATCACCTCGATCGCCCGTTTGGGGGCCATCGGGCCTTCGGTATGGATGATGTCGCGCAACGTGACGCCGTCGACGTACTCCATGACGATGTACGGCAGCGGTCCGGCGGGTGTCTCGGCCTCGCCGGTGTCGTAGACCGCGACGATCGCCGGATGATTCAGCGCCGCGGCGTTCTGCGCCTCACGCCGGAAGCGCAAATAAAAGCTGGGATCGCGGGCTAGATCCGCGCGCAGCACCTTGACCGCGACCTCGCGGTGCAACCGCAGGTCGGTGGCTAGGTGAACCTCCGACATGCCACCGAACCCAAGGATGTCACCGAGTTCGTAGCGGTCGGACAGGTGCCGAGGGGTGGTCATTGCGCTGTCTCGTATCGGGCCGGCGACCCCGATAGACGGAATGGGTGATCAACCCTCACCAGGTCGGCTCCAGCCGTCCCGGAGGCAGGGCGAAAGCCGGGCTCATTGCTGTTTATCCCAGGATTACCCGTTTGTTGGTCATCCGTCCAATTGAGCCCTAGACCGGGTCCCGGGCCGGAACCGACCGGGGTGTTGGTGGGCGGCGCCGGCTCCGTCTGGGTGACGGTGGTCGCCGGCTCGTTGGTTTCCGCGTTGGAGTTGATGACGATGAGCACCGCGATGATGATCGCCAGCGCCCCGAGCACCCCCGCAGCCCACAACAGCGCGCGCTGACCCGACGAGAACGTGCGGCGGGCCGGTGGGGGACGGTGCCCCGTGGACGCCCGGCGCGGCCCCGTGGTCCGAGTGGTGCTGGGAGCGGCCGCAACCCGGGCAGGCGTTGCCGACGGAATGGCGGCCGGCGCAGCACGGCCCGCTGGCGGCGATTGGCTTGGCCTCGGGGGGCGACGGCCGGCCCGCACCGCGGCGACCGCGTCGGCGAACGGGGCGCCGCTGCGGTAACGCATGCTGGGATTCTTGGCCAGGGTTATCTCGATGAGCTCCCGCACGTTGGCAGGCAGGTCCGCCGGCAACGGTGGCGGAGGTTCCTTGATGTGCTTCATCGCGACGGTCAAGGCGCCGTCGCCGCTGAACGGCCGCTTGCCCGAAAGCGCCTCGTAGCCGACGACACCCAGGGCGTATACGTCACTAGCCGGGGTGGCGTCGTGACCGAGGGCCTGCTCGGGCGCGATGTACTGGGCGGTGCCCATGACCATGCCGGTCTGGGTCACCGGTGCCGCGTCGACGGCCTTGGCGATACCGAAGTCGGTGATCTTCACCTGGCCGGTCGGGGTGATCAAGATGTTGCCGGGCTTGACGTCGCGGTGCACCAGGCCGTTGGCGTGTGCCAGTTGCAGCGCGCGGCCGGTCTGTTCCAGCATGTCGAGCGCGTGCCGCAGCGAAAGCCGGCCGGTGCGTTTGAGCACCGAGTTCAACGGCTCGCCGTTGACCAGCTCCATCACCAGGTAGGCCGTTCGGCCCTCCCCGTCCATTGCGCTTTCGCCGTAGTCGTGCACCTGAGCGATGCCCGGGTGATTCAGCATGGCGGTGGTGCGCGCTTCAGCACGGAACCGCTCGATGAACTCAGGGTCTTGGGAAAACTCCTGCTTGAGTACTTTGACCGCGACGCGCCGCCCCAGCCGGCTGTCCACCGCCTCCCACACCTGGCCCATGCCACCGGTGGCGATGAGGCGCTGGAGGCGGTATCTGCCGGACAGCGTCACCCCAACTCTCGGGCTCATGGTCCCCCCTGCAAAGCGGCTTCGATCACGGCCCGCCCTATCGGCGCGGCGAGCGCACCCCCGGTCGCGGAGAGGCGGTCGCCCCCGTTCTCCACCAGCACCGCGACGGCCACCTTCGGTGCATGCGCCGGTGCGAAGGCGATGTACCACGCGTGCGGTGGCGTGTGACGGGGGTCGGTGCCGTGCTCTGCGGTACCAGTCTTGGATGCGATCTGCACGCCGGGGATGGCCCCTTTCTGCTGTGCGGATTTCTCGGCGCCGATCATCAGCTCTGTTAGCTTACTGGCGACCTGCGGCGACACTGCGCGGCGCTGCTGAGTGGGGGCTGTTGTGCTGATATTGGACAGGTCGGGCCCTTTGAGGCTGTCAACAAGATAAGGCCGCATCACAATCCCGCCGTTGGCGATCGTCGCTGCCACTTGCGCGTTCTGCAGCGGCGTCACGGCGACATCCTTCTGCCCGATGCTGGACATTCCCAATGCGGCCGCGTCCGGGATAGGCCCGACGGTCGATTCGGCGACCTGCAGCGGGATCGAGTTGGGATTGGTGTCGAACCCGAAAGCCTGCGCCATGCTGCGCAAAGCGTCCGTGCCGATGCGCATGCCGAGCTGGACAAAAGAGGTGTTGCACGACCTGCTGAAAGCTTCGGTCAGTGTCACCGTCTGTCCCGAACCGCAGGGTTGGCCACCGTAGTTCTCCAACGTTGCGGTGCTGTTTGGCAGCCGAATCGTGGCCGCGGCGGTCAACTGGTCGTTCTCGGTGAGACCGGCAGCCAGCGCGGCTGCGGTGGTGATCACCTTGAACGTGGAACCAGGCGGATAGGTCTCGGAGATCGCGCGGTTGGTCAGCGGCGAGTCGGGGTTGTCGCGCAGCTCCTGCCACGCCTGTGCCTGAACCTCCGCGTTGTGCGACGCCAGCAGGTTGGGATCGTAGGACGGCGCCGACACCAGTGTCAGGATCTTGCCGGTCGACGGTTCCAGCGCGACGACCGATCCCTTGCACGGACCGCCGCACCCCTGCTGCAAGGCGTCCCACGCGACTTGCTGAAGGCGCGGATTAATCGTGGTGTCGACATTGCCGCCGCGTGGGTCCCGGCCGGTGAAGAAGTCGGCCAGGCGACGGCCGAACAGGCGTTGATCGGAGCCGTTCAACACCAGGTCCTCGGCGCGTTCGAGGCCGGCGCTGGAATACCGCAACGAATAAAAGCCCGTCACCGGCGCGAACGCCGCGGGGTTGGGATAAACCCGCAGGAACCGGAACCGGCTGTCGGTCGACACGGAGTAGGCCAGCAACTGTCCGGCCGCGGTGATCTGACCCCGCTGGCGGGAGTACTCGTCGAGCAGCACCCGCTGGTTGCGTGGGTCTGCGCGCAATCCGTCGGCGGTGAAGACCTGCGTCATCGTGGCGTTGAGCAGCAGCAGGACGATCAACGCCATTACGGCCACCGAGATCCGGCGCAAGGAGGCGTTCATACCTTCTCGATTACCTCGGTGCGCGCCGCCGCAATGGGCGACTTCTTACGGGGGCGCGTACGTATCGGCTGGCGGGCGGCGTGCGAGATGCGCGCCAGGATTGCCAGCAGCACGTAGTTGGCCAGCAGCGACGAGCCGCCGTAGGACATCCACGGGGTCGTCAATCCGGTCAGCGGGATCAGCTGAGTCACACCGCCGACCACGATGAACAGCTGGATGGCCAGGGTGGACGCCAGACCCGCGGCCAGCAGCTTGCCGAAGGTGTCGCGGGTGGCGATCGCGGTGCGCAGACCCCGGACGATCACGATGGTGTAGAGCATGAGAATGGCCGCCAGGCCCACCAGCCCAAGTTCCTCGCCGAAGGCGGCGATGATGAAGTCGGTCGACGCGGCCGGAACGGTATCGGGCTGACCGTTACCCAGCCCGGTGCCGAAGATCCCACCGGTGGCGAAGCTGAACAGCGCCTGCACCATCTGGAATCCGCTGCCTTCGGGATCGGCGAACGGGTCCAGCCAGTTCTGCACGCGGACCCGGACATGGCCGAACAGAAAGTAGGCGATCACGCTTCCGCCGGCGAACAACAGCAGCCCGATCACAACCCAGCTGAAGCGTTGCGTGGCCAGGTAGACGACCACCAGAAACGACGCGTAGAACAGCAGCGAAGTGCCAAGGTCCTTCTCGAAGACCATCACCCCCACCGAGACCACCCAGGCCGTCAGCAACGGCGCCAGATCCCGCGGGCGGGGCAGAGTCATGCCCATCACGTGCTTGCCAACGCTGGTGAACAGCCCCCGTTTGGCCACCAACACGGCACAGAAAAAGATCAGCAGCAGAATCTTGGCGAACTCGGCGGGCTGGATCGAGAAGCCAGGCAGCCGGATCCAGATTTTGGCGCCGTTCTGCTCAGACAAGCTTGACGGCAGCAGGCCTGGTATCGCCAGGAGCACAAGACCGGTGAGGCCGGCGATATAGCCGTAGCGCGCCAGCTGGCGGTGGTCCTTCAGCAGGATCACCACCAGCGCGAACGCCGTGACTCCGACCAGGGTCCACAGCATCTGTTGGTCGGCGCTGGGGTGGTCGTGCTGGCCGCCCTGGTGGTCGGTGAGATCCAAGCGGTGGATCATCACCAGGCCAAGCCCGTTGAGCAGCGCGATCACCGGCAGCAGCAGCGGATCGGTGAACGGGGCGAACCGCCGGACAGCCAGATGCGCGAAGCCGAACAGCGTCAGGAAGCCCAAACCGTAGCTGGCCAGGTCCCAGTGCACACCTCGCTCCTGGTTGACCTCCACGATCAGCAGCGCGGCGACGGTGATGACGGCAGCGAAGCACAACAACATCAGTTCGGCGTTCCGCCGCGTCGGTAGCGGCGGCGTCACCGCTACCGGCGCGGGGAGCTGTGTCGTCATGCCGCCGCCCGGCAATCAATGCCCGGCTGCGGTGGAACTGTTGTCGGTGCGACCTCGGTAGACACACTCGGTGCTGTCGTCTCGGAAGGCGACTCCTCGGTGGTACCGGTGGGCGGTGTGGTGGTGGCGCCTGGGGCCGTGGGGGTAGTGGTCGGAGCCGTATTCGGGGTCGTGGTGGCAGGGGGTGGCTCAGTGGTGGTTGCGCCCGTCAGCGGCGGAAGCGTCTGGGTGGGCTCCGGCGTTCCCCGGCTGTGGGTGGACGGGGCCTGGTCGGGCGGCGCTGTGGCATGCCCCGGGCACAGCGGCAGGGCCTTGTTGGCCAGCTCGCGCAGCGTGTTCTTCGCGGCTTCCAGGTCGGCGGCCGGAATCCCGTTCCTGAGCTGTTCGCGATCTGAGCCGCGAAGATCATTCGGTGTCAGCGGACGACACTCGGGATGGTCCCCGAGCTGGTCGAAAGGAACGTCAGAGAACTGGTTCTGGTCGTTGAGGCAGCCGACCAGCACCGCCTTTTGCAGGGGCAAGCCCTGTATCCCCTGAATGACGGCCACTTTGCCGTTGCGCTCGGCGACGTAGTAGTTGCTCTGGATCACCAGTTGAGCGATGAACAAGCCCACCAGTATCGCGAGCACCACGAGTGTGGAGACCAGCGCTATCCGCCGGCGGGACCAGTGGGAGCGGCCGATCGTTTCGACCTCGGCTGGCGGAGCACGCTTCGGCGATTCCTTGCGCGGGCTGATGGCAGAAGCGCGGCCGGCGGCAGTGTTCGGCAGGGTCAGTTCTTCCTCGTCGCCGCTCACGGCGCCGGCCAGGATGGGCTGCGTCTGACCGTACTCGTCGTCGACGACGTCGGCCACCACCACGGTGACGTTGTCCGGGCCGCCGCCGCGGAGAGCCAATTCGATTAGCCGGTAAGCACTTTCGGCTACGTCGGGGATCTGCAGCGCTTCGGCGATGGTTTCGTTGCTGACGGGGTCGGACAGTCCGTCGGAGCACAACAGGTACCGGTCACCGACCCGCGCTTCGCGGATGGTCAGCGTGGGCTCGACCTCGTGCCCGGTCAGCGCGCGCATGATCAATGACCGCTGCGGATGGCTGTGGGCTTCCTCCGCGGTGATCCGGCCCTCGTCTACCAGGGTCTGAACGAAGGTGTCGTCCTTGGTGATTTGAGTGAGCTCACCATCGCGGAAGAGGTAACCGCGCGAGTCACCGATGTGCGCGAGTCCCAGCTGCGTTCCCGCGAACAAGATCGCGGTGAGCGTGGTCCCCATGCCCTCGAGGTCGGGCTCCTGCTCGACCTGCGCGGCGATCGCCGAATTCCCGGCACGTACCGCCGCTTCGAGCTTGCCCAGCAGGTCGCCGCCGGGGTCGTCGTAGTCCAGCGGAGCCAGCGCCGCGATGACCAGTTGGGACGCGACCTCACCGGCGGCGTGGCCACCCATGCCGTCGGCTAGGGCCAACAACCGACCGCCGGCGTACACGGAGTCTTCGTTGTTGGCACGAACCAGGCCGCGATCGCTGCGGGCCGCATACCGCAGAACCAGTGTCACGGGCGCAACTCGATTGCTGTCTTGCCGATTCGAACCGGCGTTCCCAGTGGAACTCGTACCGCAGTGGTCACCTTCGCCCTGTCAAGGTAAGTGCCGTTGGTCGATCCTAGATCTTCGACATACCATTCCGAACCGCGCTGCGAAAGTCGGGCATGTCGAGTCGACGCGTAGTCG
This region includes:
- a CDS encoding TetR-like C-terminal domain-containing protein gives rise to the protein MEPSRPRHAAEAAIPDDVRARVMPAVLDELACWGVERFSVEAMAERHNFDPAIIYRYWGDRHRLIVDFALGDNEVLRAETDTGSLRGDLMALARHIANRINTDIGRTFVRALVMDLRGRHDQETRMAIWREQFGAARTILERARDRGELRPDVHALAAVQIVIAPLNVYALYSEEMITDEYCAAIADTAWHALAAR
- the cwsA gene encoding cell wall synthesis protein CwsA, translated to MSTKAETRLTPRERLTRGLTYTAVGPVDVTRGVVGLGLNSAQSAASELRRRYREGRLSKDIAAAQETFAQELAAAQEVVASLPQVYQEARQSQRRHGKRPWIVGGAAVAIVATGAIAFSIVRRSTRPDPSPLPPSVDVQPRP
- a CDS encoding peptidylprolyl isomerase → MADCDFVTIQTATATLHTNRGDIKVALFGNHAPKTVANFVGLAQGTKEYSTQNASGGPSGPFYDGAVFHRVIQGFMIQGGDPTGTGRGGPGYKFADEFHPELQFDRPYLLAMANAGPGTNGSQFFITVGKTPHLNRRHTIFGEVTDPESQRVVDAISKTPTDANDRPTDPVVIESITVS
- a CDS encoding PH domain-containing protein produces the protein MQQTEWQPHTAGIAGCGVAGVIMATACVTVVTDPPGRFMTGIAALGLILFAGVSWRARPKLAITPDGLAIAGWFRTQLLQRPEIKIIRITEFRRFGRKVRLLEIEGVAGGMWILSRWDLGTDPLDVLDALTDAGYAR
- the crgA gene encoding cell division protein CrgA, whose product is MPKSKVRKKNDFTVSAVSRTPVKVKVGPSSVWFVCLFIGLMLIGLVWLMVFQLAALGANAPQALHWMAELGPWNYAIAFAFMITGLLLTMRWH
- a CDS encoding DUF881 domain-containing protein translates to MAGLLLAATHGVSGGAEIRRSDAPRLVDMVREAQASVSLLTARREALTTKIDTSHGKSTDAALQAMLRRAAELAGEADMEPVHGPGMVVRLDDAQRDAYGRFPRDASPDDLVVHQQDIDGVLNALWSAGAEAIQVQDQRIIATSVVRCVGNTVLLNGRTYSPPYTITAIGNATAMQAALADAPLVTLYKQYVVRFGLGYREEVKPDVQVAGYPGPVQLHYAKPSGPIGY
- a CDS encoding aminodeoxychorismate/anthranilate synthase component II yields the protein MRILVVDNYDSFVFNLVQYLGQLGVEADVWRNDDDRLSGPDGPDTVAAQFDGVLLSPGPGTPERAGASIALVRACAAARTPLLGVCLGHQAIGVAFGATVDRAPELLHGKTSSVFHTNIGVLQGLPDPFTATRYHSLTILPESLPAELEATAHTRSGVIMAVRHRELPIHGVQFHPESILTEGGHRMLANWLTYCGWGRDDTLVRRLENEVLTAIRPQLPTEREVTDRTSA
- the pknB gene encoding Stk1 family PASTA domain-containing Ser/Thr kinase, which gives rise to MTTPRHLSDRYELGDILGFGGMSEVHLATDLRLHREVAVKVLRADLARDPSFYLRFRREAQNAAALNHPAIVAVYDTGEAETPAGPLPYIVMEYVDGVTLRDIIHTEGPMAPKRAIEVIADACQALNFSHQNGIIHRDVKPANIMISSTNAVKVMDFGIARAIADGGNSVTQTAAVIGTAQYLSPEQARGDSVDARSDVYSLGCVLYELLTGEPPFTGDSPVAVAYQHVREDPIPPSERHEGISADLDAVVLKALAKNPENRYQTAAEMRADLVRVHNGEPPEAPKVLTGAERRSLMSSPPAGGPRTDPLPRQVFADSDRDRPMGSVGRWAAAVAILAVLTIVVFIAINTFGGKTRSVQVPDVRGQASADAIAALQNRGFKIRTQQKPDSTIPPDHVIGTDPGANVSVDAGDEVTINVSTGPEQRELPDVSSLSYNEAVKKLQAAGFTKFKQANSPSSPEMAGKVIGTNPPANQTSAITNVITIIVGSGPETKQIPDVGGQTVELAQQNLTVYGFTKFSQSQVDSTKPAGDVIGTNPPAGTVVPVDSVIELQVSKGNQFVMPDLSGMFWTDAEPRLRALGWTGVLDKGPDVDAGGAQHNRVVYQSPAAGTGCNRDGVITLKFGQ
- a CDS encoding serine/threonine-protein kinase, producing MSPRVGVTLSGRYRLQRLIATGGMGQVWEAVDSRLGRRVAVKVLKQEFSQDPEFIERFRAEARTTAMLNHPGIAQVHDYGESAMDGEGRTAYLVMELVNGEPLNSVLKRTGRLSLRHALDMLEQTGRALQLAHANGLVHRDVKPGNILITPTGQVKITDFGIAKAVDAAPVTQTGMVMGTAQYIAPEQALGHDATPASDVYALGVVGYEALSGKRPFSGDGALTVAMKHIKEPPPPLPADLPANVRELIEITLAKNPSMRYRSGAPFADAVAAVRAGRRPPRPSQSPPAGRAAPAAIPSATPARVAAAPSTTRTTGPRRASTGHRPPPARRTFSSGQRALLWAAGVLGALAIIIAVLIVINSNAETNEPATTVTQTEPAPPTNTPVGSGPGPGLGLNWTDDQQTGNPGINSNEPGFRPASGTAGADLVRVDHPFRLSGSPARYETAQ